GCGGGAAGATGCGCCGGCCCTCCGGCGATTGCGCAATACGCAGGCGCGCGATCTCATGCGTCGGCATGTTCGTGATGTCGCGGCCTTCGAAAAGGATCTGCCCCTCTCGGGCTCGTGGATTGCCACAGATCGTCATCATCAGCGTCGACTTACCGGCGCCATTGGCACCGATCAGCGTCACGATCTCACCCTGGTTGACTTCGATGTCCACGCCCTTCAGCGCGATGATCTTGCCATAGAATGTCTTGGCGCCGCGAACCTGCAGCAGCGGCGTTCCGGTCGGGGCGCTCATCCGGCGGACTCCTCGGCGATTTCCTGCAATTCCTCCTCGACCTTTTCGACCTCGGAATCGTCGACTCCGAGATAGGCCGCGATGACGCGGGGATCGTTGCGCACCTCGGACGGCGTCCCATCGGAGATCTTGGTGCCATATTCGAGCACCACAACGTGGTCGGAGATTTCCATCACCACAGACATGTCGTGCTCGATGAGCAGGATCGACGTCTTCTCGGTTTCGCGAATTCCGAGCAGCAATGTGTTGAGTTCGGCGGATTCACGCGGATTGAGGCCCGCCGCCGGCTCGTCGAGGCAGAGCAATTCAGGGCCCGTGCACATGGCGCGCGCGATCTCGAGCCGCCGCTGGGCACCATAGGGCAGTTCGCCCGCCGAATCGTCGGCACGGGCTGTCAGTCCGGTACGGTCGAGCCAATATTTGGCGCGCTCCACAGCGGCCTTCTCGGCCCGCTTGTAGCCGGGAAGGCCGAGCACGCCGAGAAGGGTCATGCCCGAGGCGATCATCAGTTTGTTGTGCTGGGCGACGAGCAGGTTTTCCAGCAGCGTCATGCCCGAGAACAGCCGGATGTTCTGGAACGTTCGCGCGACCTTCGCCTTGGCCGAAATACGGAAATCCGCCATCCGTTCCAGCAGGAAGCTGTCGCCGCTGGCGTGCTTCAGCAAGAGCATGCCCTGCGTCGGCTTGTAGAAGCCGGTGATGCAGTTGAAGACGGTCGTCTTGCCGGCGCCGTTCGGTCCGATCAGCGCCGTGATGTCCCCGCGGCCGACCGAGAATGACAGGTCATTGACCGCCACGAGGCCGCCGAATCGCATCGATACATGCTCGACGGTGAGCACTGGATCGGCGGCCCAAGGCGCCGAGGAGGGTTCGGGAGAAGTGGAGAGGGCAGTGGCCATCAGCCGTGGCCCTCCTTCACCATCGAACTCGATATCGATTTTCGCTCGGTGAGGAAGATCGTCGGCTCACGCGCACCGACGAAGCCGCGTGGCTTCCAGATCATGATCAGCACCATGGCCAGACCGAAGAACAGCATGCGGAACTGGTCGGGATCGAAATTGTCGCCGAAGACGGCCTTCAGGAAATCGAGCTCGCGCAACAATTCCGTGCCGCCGATCATGGCGACCGCCGCGAGGGCGACGCCAATCATCGATCCCATGCCACCGAGGACGACGATCGCAACGATGACCGCCGACTCCATGAAGACGAAGGATTCAGGGCTGACGAACCCCTGGCGCGCGGCGAAGAACGAGCCGGCAAATCCGCCGAACATGGCGCCGAGCGCGAAGGCGGTGAGCTTCGTATTGGTGGTGTTGATGCCGAGCGAGCGGCAGGCGATCTCGTCCTCGCGAAGAGCTTCCCAGGCCCGGCCGACGGGCAGCTTGCGCAGTCGCAGCGTGACGAAGGCGGTGAGCAGTGCGAGCAGCAGGATCAGATAATAGAGGAATATCTTGTAGTAGGCCGACGACATCGGCAGGTCGAACATCTTGGCGAAGCCGTCGGGCGAGGCGTCGAAGCGAATGCCGAACAAGGTGATCTTCGGAATCGAGCTGATGCCCGAGGAACCGTTGGTGAGTTCCCGGAAGTTGATCAGGACGAGGCGAATGATCTCGCCGAAGGCCAGCGTGACGATGGCCAGATAGTCGCCCCTCAGGCGCAACACCGGGAAGCCCAGCATGATGCCCCAGAGCGCGGCGAGGATGCCGGCCATCGGCAGCAGGATCCAGAACGACAGGCCGAAATGGGTCGAGAGCAGGGCGTAGGAATAAGCGCCGACCGCGTAGAAGGCGACATAGCCAAGGTCGAGCAAACCCGCGAGGCCGACAACGATATTGAGGCCCCAGCCGAGCATCACATAGATGAGGATCTGGATGCCGAAATTGTCGACCCATTTCAGCGAGCCCTGAAAGCCGAGAAGGCTCACGATGATCGCCGGATAAAGGAAGAGGAAGACGAGCGAGACGCTCGGAAACCATTTCGCGAAACTGGCTTTCCGCGCGGTCTGTCCGGCGGTTGGGGCCGGCTTGTCCCGCAGCTTGCGCGTGGCAAGCGTCGGCCAGATCACCGTGGTAAGCAGGAAGCGGCCAACGACCACGATCCCGACGATGATGGCGACGAGCCCCCACCGGGTGTTGAGGACCAACTCGTTTCGCATGTTCTGCTCGGTCTTCAGGCCAACGAGCGGCCCGAAAATACCGAGGGCGATCACGCCCGACAGAATAGCGTCCTTGACGGCGGCGGCAGGGTTCATGCCAGCCGACGCGTTTCCTTTCTGAACGGCCATCGTCACACCTTCTCGACTTCGGGTCGCCCGAGCAGGCCTTGCGGCATGAAGATGAGCACGATCGCCAGAATGGAGAACGAGGCGACGTCCTTGTAATCCATCGAGAAATAGCCGGACCAGAACGTCTCGATCAGCCCGATCAGCAGGCCGCCGAGCACCGCGCCGGGGAGCGACCCGATGCCGCCGAGAACCGCGGCCGTGAAGGCCTTCACGCCAGGCGTGAAGCCGTCGGAGAAGTTGACGACGCCATAATAGGTGAGGAACAGCGTGCCGGCGACCGCGGCCAGCGCCGCGCCCATCACGAAGGTCAGCGAGATCGTGCGGTCGACGTTGATGCCGAGCAGGGCGGCCATCTTGCGATCCTGCTCGCAGGCGCGCTGTGCGCGGCCGAGCGATGTCTTCTGGACGAGATACCAGAAGGCGGCCAGCAGCACCGCGGTCACGACCCAGATCAGGATCTGCTTGTAGGAGATCGTCGCGGCAAAGCCGTTGCGATCCATCAGGGTGATCGTGCCGGACAGCACCGGTGGCATCGGCTTGTTGCGCGGCCCCTGCGCGATCTGGATGAAGTTGGAGAGCACGATCGACATGCCGATCGCGGAGATCAGTGGCGCCAGGCGGAACGAGCCGCGCAGCGGTCGATAGGCGACACGCTCAATGGCCCAGCTCAACAGGCTCGTCAGAACCATCGCGATCACCAGCACGATGATCAGGCTGAGAATGAT
This window of the Kaistia algarum genome carries:
- the livM gene encoding high-affinity branched-chain amino acid ABC transporter permease LivM, whose protein sequence is MAVQKGNASAGMNPAAAVKDAILSGVIALGIFGPLVGLKTEQNMRNELVLNTRWGLVAIIVGIVVVGRFLLTTVIWPTLATRKLRDKPAPTAGQTARKASFAKWFPSVSLVFLFLYPAIIVSLLGFQGSLKWVDNFGIQILIYVMLGWGLNIVVGLAGLLDLGYVAFYAVGAYSYALLSTHFGLSFWILLPMAGILAALWGIMLGFPVLRLRGDYLAIVTLAFGEIIRLVLINFRELTNGSSGISSIPKITLFGIRFDASPDGFAKMFDLPMSSAYYKIFLYYLILLLALLTAFVTLRLRKLPVGRAWEALREDEIACRSLGINTTNTKLTAFALGAMFGGFAGSFFAARQGFVSPESFVFMESAVIVAIVVLGGMGSMIGVALAAVAMIGGTELLRELDFLKAVFGDNFDPDQFRMLFFGLAMVLIMIWKPRGFVGAREPTIFLTERKSISSSMVKEGHG
- a CDS encoding ABC transporter permease subunit, giving the protein MEVFLQQLVNGITLGSIYGLIAIGYTMVFGIIGMVNFAHGDVFMVSAFIAMIFFLLLTTVLGISSIILSLIIVLVIAMVLTSLLSWAIERVAYRPLRGSFRLAPLISAIGMSIVLSNFIQIAQGPRNKPMPPVLSGTITLMDRNGFAATISYKQILIWVVTAVLLAAFWYLVQKTSLGRAQRACEQDRKMAALLGINVDRTISLTFVMGAALAAVAGTLFLTYYGVVNFSDGFTPGVKAFTAAVLGGIGSLPGAVLGGLLIGLIETFWSGYFSMDYKDVASFSILAIVLIFMPQGLLGRPEVEKV
- a CDS encoding ABC transporter ATP-binding protein; amino-acid sequence: MATALSTSPEPSSAPWAADPVLTVEHVSMRFGGLVAVNDLSFSVGRGDITALIGPNGAGKTTVFNCITGFYKPTQGMLLLKHASGDSFLLERMADFRISAKAKVARTFQNIRLFSGMTLLENLLVAQHNKLMIASGMTLLGVLGLPGYKRAEKAAVERAKYWLDRTGLTARADDSAGELPYGAQRRLEIARAMCTGPELLCLDEPAAGLNPRESAELNTLLLGIRETEKTSILLIEHDMSVVMEISDHVVVLEYGTKISDGTPSEVRNDPRVIAAYLGVDDSEVEKVEEELQEIAEESAG